CGGAGATGAGAAGGACACTGAACTAGCAAAAATCGATACCAACAcattatcaagaaaatcGAGTGATGTGCAGCAAAAGTAGAATAGAAAGCAGGTACAGTGAAATTTGTCGAAAGATACATAGTCAAAGCAATTTAAATACTCAAAATAGATTTATAGAGTTCAATCGTAGCATAATCTATCCTCACAACCTACCATAGATTATACCCATGGCATCAACCCATTGCCCGACGTTACCGTATAGTCCAAGAATATACTGGCCTTCAGGAGGTCTCAATTCAATCAGACCCCCTCCGCCTTCATTCCCAAGCATCTTTGTTACTCGGCCTTCGTTCGTAACAATCTGCAGAGCATCGATCCAGCCACCGCACCTGACGTTGAATCCCGTAATGTATTCACCCTCTTCCAGGACTGCATCGGTGTAACTACCTGTTTCGTAACCAAACAAGACATTTTTACCACTTGTATTGTCGATGCTTGTAGCTTTAAAACTTTTGACAAGCTTGCCCAAGTAGTTTCTTGGTGGGACCGGTGGGTTTGCACTTTCTGTTTGAGAGCTGAAATAAAATCTCATCCCATCAAGAGCACCACCGTGATAAATTCTAACAGCGGTCACTCGTCTTATATCAATGGGAACAATTCCAACATCTTGACCACCACTGGGATTCCCAAGTAATTGTGATTTAACACCTTGAACCCCGCGAGGGAACCCATATTGGTCCATTGGAATGAATGTTACCTTTAAGAAATCTGGGAACTTACCAATCTCGAGTCCAGGGGCATTGACTGAAAGTAACTTCAAACCAAAACTGTTACCATGTTCAGGCATCTCATTTGGGGGTATTAAAGAGCGTAACTCGCTCAAAGACAATGTTAGGTCATGTTGAGGACCAGGGCCTCCCAGAGATACGGGCAGATATTCGATATAGGCTTTGGTCAAATCTCCACAGACTATTTCGATCAAGTAAACACCTGTTCTTGATGTAATTCGGCATAGGTCATCACCCAGTGCATATATGGAAGGTTTTGGTTCAGtgaatttgtcaatttcCCCCGGCCTTAAAAATGATGGATCCAAATAGTCTTGAGGAAGAGTAAATGATGGATGGTATAGGAACCTCACCAAGTCGAGACGATGCCACGTACATTCCTCCTTTGGATAGATTGGAGATTTGGCCCCATACGAGTTCGTCCTGATTGAGAAAGCCTCTCTAGTCACAAAAGATCTGTTGAGTGTAGTATAATCTCTCAGCATAACTCCGCTTTCTTCGTGTGGACATCCCAATGAATGGCCGATCTCATGCAAAAAAGCACCCAGCGTAAGTGTGAACGCTTCCCAGTGAGTGCCACATTCATCACAATCATTCGCCACTTCTTTTTTGGAGGTTCTCGTCTCATCAGTGAAATATTCAACTAACTGTTCAAGATGCGGTGGCCAAGCAAACAGTGCATGTGAACCAAATATTGCCAGCTTAACCTCATCAGTCCCTCCACCTAAAGCCGCATGAGCAGTTATTAGATTACCATCCCAATGAGTATCTAGAAACATGACCGCCGCCTGAACAGGTTTCACCCTGTCAGCAAAGGGTCCTCCATATTTTTGAAGCGCATCCATGGCAACGCCAAACAATCCACCAGCATCAGATGCATTAGGATTTTGTTGAGCTAAGTTTGCATCCCGGATCTCTTTGGTTGACTTATCTGATCGAAGAATGTGAATTTTCACAGTATTTCTCATCTCTGATCTCTGCTGAAATGTAGTGTCCCAGGTaaattcttccagaaaCCTAAACGTACGGTTTCCAAATCCAGCACGCATCATTTGCTCATTGGTGTACGCTTGCATCAGCCTAGCGCCTactctcaatttcttcacagCCAGATCCAGGCCATTTCCACCTTCCTTATCCCTTTGCACCTTTGGAGAGTCGAACTCCAGAGGAGAGTCCTTAGCCACAAGCAAACATAGATGAATAGGTGGGTCTTGTAATAAAGGCGTATAGTAGCAAGTCACCGTCTTTGACTTGTTGGTATCGGTAGCAAATGTGAGCCTATTCTCACCTGGAGTGAGGATAATAGTAGCTTTGAAGCCTGATTCATTCAATGGATATGACAATCGAGGTAATTGAGGATGTAAAACCTGTATCATACGAGCGCCGGTCGCATTTTTGCATGTTCCATGAACGGTCAGGCAGGGGGAAACAAGCTGCGTTTGGTCTTGCAggttgaaaagctcaattgcGTCCGATCCTCCCATTTTTTGTCGATTAAGCGTACCAAAACCTGCCACTAAATATCAGATTATAATAAATTGTGATTACAGTTGCTGTTGTATTCGCTCGACGGCTTGAGATCCAGCGTCCCTTCATGCTTTGAAgtgaaagatttgaagaataaaataGAACTAACATAACGAATCGCCAAAGAAGTTAGTACGAAATGTTTGGGGCAGGTTGATATGAAAGTAAACGACAGATCttattctttgcaaacttAAATACACCCCGGCATCCTACGAGAGCCAAACAAGATTGTATATATGATAAACTTGCAAGCTGCTTCTAAGAGTATGAGCGCTCTAGAGCCAAAGATGGATGGCTCGCAGCCCTTTGAATTCCTTTCAGTTTTTGGCTGTTTTGAATGTTATAGTTCACGCGATTCGTTAAAGGACAAGGTGGCAAACGGAGAAAAATACCAGAGATCGAACAAACAAGACAGAAGCTGATATTTCAATTGGTGCAATTGAACTATTTGAAAGACTCGGAGTGGTTGAAACGAGCTAACAGGGGTCATGTCTCATCACAGGAAGCGTGTTTATCCTCAGGCCCAAGTGCAGTATGCTCAGGACGGGTTTGGGCAGCAGCCTATGATGGCCGCAGATGCTGGCTATCCGCCGACGGGAAGCCCCGCTATGTATCCTCAGCAGCCTCAAGGTGCACCTCAAGCGCCTCTCCAGCAGCAATTCTTTACTCCAGTTCAACAGCAGCTTCATCAGCAAATTGATCAGGCAACATCTGCTATGGACAACATGCAGTTGCATAACGTCCCTGCAGTTGATCCAAACACTTTTTATCAACAGCAACAGACTACTGCTGCCCCTCAAGGCTATCCACAGATGCAGTATCAGCAGCAGGCGGCTGGCATTCCATCGAGAGGTTCGAAACCAATGAATCAATTATACCCCATTGATTTGCTCACAGAATTGCCTCCACCTGTCAATGATCTAACCTTGCCTCCTCCACCAATGATGGTTCCTCCAGAGAAAGTTTTAGTTCCATCTGAAGAGGCTAATGCTCCTACAGACTACATTAGATGTACGTTGAATGCCGTTCCCAAGAGCAATTCGTTACTGAAAAAATCGAAATTACCTCTGGCTTTGGTTATTAGACCTTATCAACATTTGCAAGATGACATCAATCCACCTCCTTTGAACGAAGATGGTTTGGTTGTTCGTTGTCGTCGTTGTCGTTCTTATATGAACCCATTCGTTAATTTTACTGATCAGGGAAGAAGATGGCGATGCAACTTTTGTCGATTAGCAAATGACGTTCCAAtgcaatttgatcaaaccATGTCTGGTGTGCCAGCCAATCGTTACGATAGAAATGAAGTGAAATATGGTGTGATGGAATACTTGGCTCCAAAGGAATACACTATGAGACAACCTCCTCCATCAACTTATGCATTCATCTTGGATGTCTCCCAGAATGCCATCAAGTCAGGTTTGTTGGCCACAGCAACTAGGTCTTTGTTAGAGGTGTTGGATTCTTTGCCTAATCATGACTCTAGAACCAGAGTCTCCATCATATGTGTGGACAACGCCATTCATTACTTTTCCATCCcacttgatgaagattcTGA
The window above is part of the Torulaspora delbrueckii CBS 1146 chromosome 3, complete genome genome. Proteins encoded here:
- the TDEL0C03980 gene encoding putative metalloendopeptidase (similar to Saccharomyces cerevisiae YIL108W; ancestral locus Anc_2.263); translated protein: MGGSDAIELFNLQDQTQLVSPCLTVHGTCKNATGARMIQVLHPQLPRLSYPLNESGFKATIILTPGENRLTFATDTNKSKTVTCYYTPLLQDPPIHLCLLVAKDSPLEFDSPKVQRDKEGGNGLDLAVKKLRVGARLMQAYTNEQMMRAGFGNRTFRFLEEFTWDTTFQQRSEMRNTVKIHILRSDKSTKEIRDANLAQQNPNASDAGGLFGVAMDALQKYGGPFADRVKPVQAAVMFLDTHWDGNLITAHAALGGGTDEVKLAIFGSHALFAWPPHLEQLVEYFTDETRTSKKEVANDCDECGTHWEAFTLTLGAFLHEIGHSLGCPHEESGVMLRDYTTLNRSFVTREAFSIRTNSYGAKSPIYPKEECTWHRLDLVRFLYHPSFTLPQDYLDPSFLRPGEIDKFTEPKPSIYALGDDLCRITSRTGVYLIEIVCGDLTKAYIEYLPVSLGGPGPQHDLTLSLSELRSLIPPNEMPEHGNSFGLKLLSVNAPGLEIGKFPDFLKVTFIPMDQYGFPRGVQGVKSQLLGNPSGGQDVGIVPIDIRRVTAVRIYHGGALDGMRFYFSSQTESANPPVPPRNYLGKLVKSFKATSIDNTSGKNVLFGYETGSYTDAVLEEGEYITGFNVRCGGWIDALQIVTNEGRVTKMLGNEGGGGLIELRPPEGQYILGLYGNVGQWVDAMGIIYGRL